From the Oleiharenicola lentus genome, one window contains:
- a CDS encoding DUF3857 domain-containing protein encodes MGLLLFGLLLRPILASVPPAADGQSLIGPAPDWVTPTPCVTPAAPQPNPTGQDFLLLDQQVRLATGEAYTHQVYQIVSDSGRQNGGQISISFDPSYQELFLHHLRLVRGTEVLERLDPAKIQLIQQERDLDRQLYNGQRTALVILEDVRIGDCIDLAFTLRGRNPVFEGKFVDATFLEWAVPVRDLRYRMLTAPDRKIATKVVGTAKLTPQLREREGEQDVLWRRSDLPIIEGEERVPGAHTVFSFLDVSEFSSWQEVVRWAEPLYQLPATPDPQVAELTGKIRTKTASPEAQALAALDFVQQEIRYLGIQMGPGSHRPSEPGEVLRRRFGDCKDKSRLLVALLRGLGLEAAPALVHSYAREGLHSRLTTPYAFDHVIVSLDLGGHRYLLDPTLSYQRGEGLALRHLDRYGPYLRIAPADNYRLENPSPAAGDILDTEITSVFHVTDLGKPATLAIKTTYAGRAAENMRAYFANRTLDQISREYLNYFTPYYPGIRQTKPVEHRDSPVDNRYFVTEEYAVEQLFRAEAGDLLRAELQPTSMWDHTRMPNLAQRRLPLALSHPTRARERLTIHLPEEWKIDPQKDRVTDAAFELSHEVSQPDVRTVQLDYTWESKAHEVAPARMSEFARNTESARRNLGYQLTWNQNPAVAQPAGFHPNWSQIGLALGTVLAGLYASWRLVRKRNPTPAEPPPLSTESGPVDPYSYKARAAQETAGLGGWLLLVGFGLFIRPVWQIIALYEGRTGYFDAAVWERLTSPSSDAYNRYYGLLAPLELIVFLLLFIYSLLLLVLFFRRSYLFPRTIQIFFILQIAATLFTIANVRILNFEAVGYEHYQTLFQCCVAAAIWIPYFQVSRRVKLTFTR; translated from the coding sequence ATGGGGTTGCTCCTATTCGGACTATTGCTCCGCCCGATCCTTGCCAGCGTGCCGCCCGCGGCAGACGGGCAGTCCCTGATCGGGCCGGCGCCGGACTGGGTCACGCCGACGCCCTGTGTCACGCCGGCCGCGCCCCAGCCCAATCCCACCGGGCAGGATTTCCTGTTGCTCGACCAGCAGGTGCGGCTGGCCACTGGCGAGGCCTACACGCACCAGGTTTACCAGATTGTATCCGACTCCGGCCGGCAGAACGGTGGGCAGATCAGCATCAGTTTCGATCCCAGCTACCAGGAACTTTTTCTGCATCATCTGCGGCTGGTGCGCGGAACCGAGGTCCTGGAGCGGCTGGACCCAGCCAAGATTCAGCTGATCCAGCAGGAGCGCGATCTGGACCGGCAGCTCTACAACGGGCAGCGGACGGCGCTGGTCATCCTTGAAGACGTCCGGATCGGCGACTGCATCGACCTCGCCTTCACGTTGCGCGGACGCAACCCGGTCTTCGAGGGCAAGTTCGTCGATGCCACCTTCCTGGAGTGGGCGGTCCCGGTGCGGGATTTGCGCTACCGGATGTTGACGGCACCCGACCGCAAGATCGCCACCAAGGTCGTTGGCACCGCCAAGCTGACGCCGCAGCTCCGGGAACGGGAGGGGGAGCAGGATGTGCTGTGGCGGCGAAGTGATCTGCCGATCATCGAGGGCGAGGAGCGCGTGCCCGGTGCACACACCGTCTTCTCGTTCCTGGATGTCTCGGAATTTTCCTCGTGGCAGGAGGTCGTGCGCTGGGCGGAACCGCTCTACCAGCTGCCCGCCACCCCCGACCCGCAGGTGGCGGAGCTCACCGGCAAGATCCGGACCAAGACAGCTTCGCCCGAGGCCCAAGCGCTCGCCGCCCTGGACTTCGTGCAGCAGGAAATTCGTTACCTCGGCATTCAAATGGGCCCCGGTTCGCACCGGCCCTCCGAACCCGGCGAGGTCCTGCGGCGCCGGTTCGGCGACTGCAAAGACAAGTCCCGCCTGCTGGTCGCCCTCCTGCGCGGGCTCGGCCTCGAGGCCGCCCCGGCGCTGGTGCACAGCTATGCCCGGGAGGGGCTCCATTCCCGGCTGACGACCCCTTATGCCTTCGACCACGTGATCGTCAGCCTGGATCTTGGCGGTCACCGCTACCTGCTCGACCCGACCCTGTCCTACCAACGCGGCGAGGGACTGGCGCTGCGCCACCTCGACCGCTACGGCCCGTATCTGCGCATCGCACCGGCCGACAATTACCGGCTCGAGAACCCCTCGCCCGCAGCCGGCGACATTCTCGACACCGAGATAACCTCTGTCTTCCACGTCACCGACCTCGGAAAGCCTGCCACGCTCGCGATCAAGACCACCTACGCCGGGCGCGCCGCGGAAAACATGCGCGCCTACTTCGCCAACCGCACGCTCGACCAGATTTCCCGGGAATATCTCAACTACTTCACTCCCTACTATCCGGGCATCCGCCAGACCAAGCCGGTGGAGCACCGCGACAGCCCGGTGGACAACCGCTACTTCGTCACGGAGGAATATGCGGTTGAGCAGCTGTTCCGGGCCGAGGCGGGCGACCTGTTGCGGGCCGAGTTGCAGCCCACCTCCATGTGGGACCACACCCGCATGCCCAATCTCGCCCAACGACGGCTGCCACTGGCCCTCAGCCATCCGACCCGGGCGCGCGAGCGCCTGACGATCCACCTCCCCGAGGAGTGGAAGATCGATCCACAGAAGGACCGGGTGACCGATGCGGCCTTCGAGCTGTCGCACGAAGTCAGCCAGCCTGACGTCCGCACCGTGCAACTTGACTACACCTGGGAATCAAAGGCGCATGAGGTCGCCCCGGCGCGGATGTCCGAGTTCGCCCGCAACACGGAATCGGCCCGTCGGAATCTTGGCTATCAGCTGACCTGGAACCAGAATCCGGCGGTGGCGCAACCCGCCGGGTTCCACCCCAACTGGTCGCAGATCGGTCTGGCCCTGGGCACGGTGCTGGCCGGCCTCTACGCTTCCTGGCGGCTCGTGCGCAAACGCAACCCCACTCCGGCGGAACCTCCGCCCCTTTCCACCGAGAGCGGACCGGTCGATCCCTACAGCTACAAGGCCCGGGCCGCGCAGGAAACCGCAGGCCTGGGCGGCTGGCTGCTGCTCGTCGGCTTCGGCCTTTTCATCCGACCCGTCTGGCAGATCATTGCGCTCTACGAAGGTCGGACCGGATACTTCGATGCCGCCGTCTGGGAACGCCTCACCTCCCCTTCCAGCGACGCCTACAACCGTTACTATGGTCTGCTGGCGCCGCTTGAGCTGATCGTGTTCCTCCTGCTGTTCATCTACTCGCTTCTGTTGCTCGTGCTGTTCTTCCGCCGTTCCTACCTGTTCCCGCGAACGATCCAAATCTTCTTCATCCTCCAGATCGCCGCCACCTTGTTCACCATCGCCAACGTGCGCATCCTGAATTTCGAGGCCGTGGGATATGAACACTACCAGACCCTCTTCCAGTGCTGCGTCGCGGCGGCCATCTGGATTCCTTACTTTCAGGTCTCCCGGCGGGTGAAACTCACGTTTACCCGCTGA